The DNA segment AATGCCGCAGCCCAACACCAGATGCTGCCTTTCATCGCAAAAACAAGATAAGCTAAAGCCAGTAATACCGCTACGGCCTCCCAGCCTGTTAAGGCTTCAGCTTCACCAAAAGCAGCAGTAAAACTATTGACTAACGTTAGCCAAAACTCAGACATAAAAAGTGCCCTATATTTAACACAAGAAACTTAACACGGGAACTTAGCACAAGAAACCTTGCCCTAAATCATCGTCATATATTGTTAAGGTCATAAGTGGTTGCAGGGCAATTCTTATCCTACAACCACCACATCTAAATAAATTTATTCGCTGTGACTTAGATTTAGCTCACCACCAATAAATTTGCATACGAACACTGCTTTACCAAACTTTTCATGAGCCGCTTGCATCTCAATTGCAAGCATGGACATCACATCGGCATATTCACCGACCACCTGAGTTGCCATCGCATTGGTAACGCGCTGGATGTTGTCATAGGAATCCACACGGGCAATAAACCACTTAATCGGGTCTAAGTAGTTATCTTGTAGTGGGTAGCAACTAATTTCTGCAGTTAATTTCATGATATTGACCTCAGCCACCAAAGGGTGGCTCAATTTGATTATTTAATTAAAAGAGTGATCAACAAAACCGGTTAACCAACTCTGACTCATGCTTACATCACACGTTTAACTATAACTTTAATTACAAG comes from the Shewanella halifaxensis HAW-EB4 genome and includes:
- a CDS encoding YkoF family thiamine/hydroxymethylpyrimidine-binding protein, with product MKLTAEISCYPLQDNYLDPIKWFIARVDSYDNIQRVTNAMATQVVGEYADVMSMLAIEMQAAHEKFGKAVFVCKFIGGELNLSHSE